Proteins found in one Patescibacteria group bacterium genomic segment:
- a CDS encoding helix-turn-helix domain-containing protein, with the protein MDHLLTIKEVAKYLKVSERSILRYIESGRLRASKIGQWRIKKGDLEKFLKENSNVKKKI; encoded by the coding sequence ATGGATCATCTTTTAACCATTAAAGAGGTTGCTAAATATCTCAAGGTCAGCGAGAGGTCTATTTTGCGTTATATTGAATCTGGTCGACTTAGAGCTTCTAAGATCGGCCAATGGCGTATCAAGAAAGGGGATTTAGAAAAATTTTTAAAAGAAAACTCAAATGTCAAAAAGAAAATTTAA
- a CDS encoding phosphatidylserine/phosphatidylglycerophosphate/cardiolipin synthase family protein translates to MKTFDFSKSVIQEVIDEFDRAEKYIKIAMFQIHNDLVIDKLFKKIKEGLIVEIITLPYDSIHENVREHVTERLEKLKSRGGNILFCKWNVGDPERTTTAVGRWYLFHGKFIVTDKAAISLSANFIQTPELDAILIFRNEQDKIQEFNNKFEELKELFIIENNGYEGNIRQKISETKHPRAKEVFALPRGISEVYKKTWIQHYPSELCPKDVNIEEKLYITPFDCRGRNFLMKIIDEAEKFVYISSESFTDKEFPNFLKKIRFKNIEIKLLTEFGSMDFSDRIQIFMKELLAAGVQMNTTREDLHAKLVITDKLIAITSINLNRINLGFKKTGDFWRENTETILICRGHNIIRKARQKYNAIFNASEKIIDKMAERNSSVAGRLFRDVFKIRSGSDAKLFLAKLKLNVDINKEKFLLDVLKLTIKLANNFNVRIISKKEVLMALILNYLSERKHDFNELSEKLDPIIERAEIEPVLDILVSRNLIVKQGEFYKINVDAIF, encoded by the coding sequence ATGAAAACTTTTGATTTTAGCAAATCAGTAATTCAGGAGGTTATAGATGAATTCGATCGAGCAGAAAAATACATAAAAATAGCTATGTTTCAAATCCACAATGATTTAGTTATTGATAAATTATTCAAAAAAATTAAGGAGGGGTTAATAGTAGAAATAATAACATTACCTTATGATAGTATTCACGAGAACGTAAGAGAACATGTAACAGAGAGACTAGAAAAGCTTAAATCTAGAGGGGGTAATATTCTATTCTGTAAATGGAATGTTGGAGACCCTGAAAGAACCACGACAGCAGTGGGAAGGTGGTATTTATTTCATGGAAAGTTCATCGTAACGGATAAGGCAGCGATTAGTCTTTCTGCAAATTTTATCCAAACTCCTGAGCTAGACGCAATCCTAATTTTCAGAAATGAGCAAGATAAGATTCAAGAATTTAATAATAAATTCGAGGAACTAAAAGAGTTATTCATAATTGAAAATAATGGTTATGAAGGGAATATTAGACAAAAAATATCGGAGACAAAGCACCCAAGAGCTAAAGAAGTTTTTGCACTTCCAAGGGGAATAAGCGAAGTATATAAAAAAACATGGATACAACATTATCCATCTGAATTATGTCCTAAGGATGTAAATATAGAAGAAAAACTATATATAACTCCATTTGATTGTAGGGGAAGAAATTTTCTTATGAAGATTATTGATGAGGCCGAAAAATTCGTTTATATTTCCTCTGAAAGTTTCACTGATAAAGAATTTCCTAATTTCTTAAAAAAAATTAGATTCAAAAATATAGAGATAAAGTTATTAACTGAATTTGGAAGCATGGATTTTTCTGATAGAATACAAATTTTTATGAAAGAATTATTAGCAGCGGGCGTACAAATGAATACAACAAGAGAAGATTTACATGCCAAACTAGTAATTACAGATAAATTAATCGCTATAACCTCAATAAATCTTAATAGAATAAATTTAGGATTTAAGAAAACCGGAGATTTTTGGAGAGAGAACACAGAGACAATACTAATATGTAGAGGTCACAACATAATAAGGAAAGCAAGACAGAAATATAACGCAATTTTTAATGCATCGGAAAAAATTATTGATAAAATGGCTGAGAGAAATTCATCAGTTGCTGGGAGACTATTTAGGGATGTGTTCAAAATTAGATCGGGTTCAGATGCTAAGCTATTTTTAGCTAAACTGAAATTGAATGTAGATATTAACAAAGAGAAATTTTTATTAGATGTTTTAAAACTAACCATTAAGCTAGCTAATAATTTTAATGTGAGAATAATTTCAAAAAAAGAAGTATTGATGGCTTTAATATTAAATTATCTAAGTGAGAGGAAGCATGATTTCAATGAATTATCCGAGAAATTAGATCCAATTATAGAGCGAGCAGAAATAGAACCCGTCTTAGACATTCTTGTTTCACGTAATCTAATTGTAAAGCAAGGAGAATTTTACAAGATAAACGTTGATGCAATTTTCTAA
- a CDS encoding ATP-binding protein, producing the protein MAKRFNKTDKVVIEPKEEFAYGYIIKALAGGLYPNKFHVIREYIQNAFDAVVNWKDTHNGSNVIVKITVKKPSIFIFDNGTGMNRVTLNEYRKVGYSRKKIGEAVGFRGIGKLAGISVARKLIVTTSPYGVKEKYALEFDAERMLKEIDDLKKRKQNIPLNTLIEKYTNISSDVEKADKHYTFIELHGIKQDSKILFDKNKLKDYISKNTPVPFDPNFVYGKEIEDGIKKLVDDYNCVNIFVDGDNIYKPYIPNLNNPRHIVVWEKNKTKILGYCWYCENKKRGQIKPIDKAGLVYRYKNFAVGDHDLPRRTLWDTSTHLAFYFIGEIYICDKNMLPTAQRDDFEQTSARSRFYNEGVQISKEINRIARASSGIRRALHYVDVGKNLISEVKQDLQKQEHYLKDLGAEKVAQIYNVIKGIKERKKNIPKKNKKNRILADKVVKQGELLLKKFGGVKRLSREYDITRKINLNAQAKDVYSVAIRTLKDFFIGNQQELEKAIRLFQKNLTTFFSKKNK; encoded by the coding sequence ATGGCGAAAAGATTTAACAAAACTGACAAAGTTGTAATAGAACCAAAAGAAGAATTTGCTTATGGATATATCATCAAAGCTTTAGCAGGAGGACTATACCCAAACAAGTTTCATGTTATTAGAGAATATATTCAGAATGCTTTTGATGCAGTAGTTAATTGGAAAGATACTCATAATGGCTCAAATGTTATTGTAAAAATAACAGTTAAAAAGCCCTCTATATTTATATTTGACAACGGAACAGGCATGAATAGGGTTACGCTTAACGAGTACAGGAAAGTAGGATATTCAAGGAAAAAAATAGGCGAGGCTGTTGGATTTAGGGGCATAGGGAAACTAGCCGGTATTTCAGTGGCCAGAAAATTAATAGTTACAACAAGTCCTTATGGCGTTAAAGAAAAATACGCTCTGGAATTTGATGCCGAGAGAATGCTTAAAGAGATCGATGATTTAAAAAAACGTAAGCAGAACATACCCCTCAATACACTGATAGAAAAATATACGAACATAAGCTCCGATGTCGAAAAGGCAGACAAGCATTATACATTTATAGAGCTTCATGGAATAAAGCAGGATTCGAAGATTCTTTTTGATAAAAATAAGCTAAAAGACTACATTTCGAAAAATACACCCGTTCCTTTTGATCCAAACTTTGTTTACGGAAAAGAAATCGAAGATGGAATTAAGAAATTAGTTGATGACTATAACTGCGTAAATATTTTTGTAGACGGTGATAATATCTATAAGCCTTACATTCCGAACCTAAACAATCCTAGACACATCGTAGTCTGGGAAAAAAACAAAACAAAAATATTAGGATACTGCTGGTATTGCGAAAACAAAAAAAGGGGGCAGATAAAGCCTATTGACAAAGCAGGTTTGGTTTATAGATACAAAAATTTTGCAGTTGGAGACCATGATTTGCCTAGGCGAACATTGTGGGATACTTCTACCCATCTAGCTTTTTACTTTATAGGGGAGATTTACATTTGTGATAAGAATATGTTACCAACTGCACAAAGAGATGATTTTGAGCAGACATCAGCTCGTAGTAGATTTTATAATGAAGGTGTCCAGATTTCAAAGGAAATTAACAGAATAGCTAGGGCAAGTTCTGGAATAAGAAGGGCGTTGCATTATGTCGATGTTGGAAAGAACCTAATTTCAGAAGTTAAACAGGACCTTCAGAAGCAGGAGCATTATTTAAAAGACCTCGGTGCGGAAAAAGTCGCACAGATTTACAATGTCATAAAAGGCATAAAAGAAAGAAAAAAGAATATTCCTAAAAAAAATAAGAAGAATAGAATTCTGGCAGACAAAGTCGTTAAGCAAGGGGAATTGTTGCTTAAGAAATTTGGAGGTGTCAAAAGATTAAGTAGGGAGTATGATATAACAAGAAAAATCAATCTCAATGCTCAGGCTAAAGATGTATATTCTGTGGCTATCAGAACTCTGAAAGATTTTTTTATTGGTAACCAGCAAGAACTAGAAAAGGCGATAAGGCTTTTTCAGAAAAACTTGACGACCTTTTTCTCAAAAAAGAACAAATGA